A window of the Cystobacter fuscus genome harbors these coding sequences:
- a CDS encoding PEGA domain-containing protein — MLSRRVHLIALVFCLIAPRAFAQGDDDLLAPLTPSAPATKGKTTTKAKKPTKATKGKKPGKAAEAEQDDETDLLAPLVKKTELLVKFNGGTRGTRLLVDDKDLGPVSKNPVEVDEGEHTVVVRKPGYRDFSRRLTFKEGERTEVAVSLEATAGFVSVKADIAGARVLVDGEEKGRTPLDDLLLSAGSHEIVVEQEGFRPESQRIAVRAGKEYTVNFNLRPGALAKTDEPRAPVLTPSAVAEPSPFTQPPAEVAVSKPLTQRWYFWAGVGAVVAAAAVGTVVATSQPLSPDSVCGGVCDGVINDPRAASAGGLRF, encoded by the coding sequence ATGCTCTCGCGCCGCGTCCATTTGATCGCGTTGGTTTTTTGTCTCATCGCGCCCCGCGCCTTCGCCCAGGGGGACGATGATCTCCTCGCGCCGTTGACGCCCTCGGCCCCCGCCACCAAGGGCAAGACGACGACCAAGGCCAAGAAGCCCACCAAGGCCACCAAGGGCAAGAAGCCCGGCAAGGCGGCCGAGGCGGAGCAGGACGACGAGACTGATCTGCTCGCGCCCCTGGTGAAGAAGACCGAGCTGCTCGTGAAGTTCAACGGCGGCACCCGGGGCACGCGCCTGCTGGTGGATGACAAGGACCTGGGGCCGGTCTCCAAGAACCCCGTCGAGGTGGACGAGGGCGAGCACACCGTGGTCGTGCGCAAGCCGGGCTACCGGGACTTCTCGCGGCGCCTCACCTTCAAGGAGGGAGAGCGCACCGAGGTGGCCGTGTCGCTCGAGGCCACGGCGGGCTTCGTGTCGGTGAAGGCGGACATCGCGGGCGCCCGGGTGCTGGTGGATGGCGAGGAGAAGGGCCGCACTCCGCTCGATGACCTCTTGTTGTCGGCCGGCTCGCACGAGATCGTCGTCGAGCAGGAGGGCTTCCGCCCCGAGTCGCAGCGCATCGCGGTGCGCGCCGGCAAGGAGTACACCGTCAACTTCAACCTGCGTCCGGGTGCGCTCGCGAAGACGGACGAGCCCCGGGCGCCGGTGCTCACGCCCAGCGCCGTGGCCGAGCCTTCGCCCTTCACCCAGCCGCCGGCGGAGGTCGCCGTGAGCAAGCCCCTCACCCAGCGCTGGTACTTCTGGGCGGGCGTGGGCGCGGTGGTGGCCGCCGCCGCCGTGGGCACGGTGGTGGCGACCTCGCAGCCGCTCAGTCCGGACTCCGTCTGCGGCGGCGTGTGCGATGGCGTCATCAACGATCCCCGGGCGGCCTCGGCCGGGGGACTGCGCTTCTGA
- a CDS encoding LysR substrate-binding domain-containing protein, translated as MASLNDLTLRQLEYVVAVADVLGFRKAAERCHVSQPALSAQIQQLEDVLGVKLFERDKRRVMLTQAGEELVSRARRVLTEAGDILSAASRLSDPFAGPLQLGVIPTVAPYVLPEVIPAVTKQYPRMRLRLREEKTELLVRGLEEGRLDAALVALDPELGDVEQTVIAEDAFVVALPPGHPLTKKKQVQLRDLDEENVLLLEDGHCFRSQALALCTRVGAREVDFRATSLTTLAQMVMSGEGSITLLPALSVPLENRFGQLEVRPLTPSPSRILALVWRPGYPRAGALRALADTMRAAWPGRREAAKRS; from the coding sequence ATGGCCTCCCTGAACGACCTGACCCTGCGGCAGTTGGAATATGTCGTCGCCGTCGCCGACGTGCTCGGCTTCCGCAAGGCGGCCGAGCGCTGTCACGTGTCGCAGCCCGCCCTGAGCGCGCAGATCCAGCAGTTGGAGGACGTGCTCGGGGTGAAGCTCTTCGAGCGCGACAAGCGCCGCGTCATGTTGACCCAGGCGGGCGAGGAGCTGGTGTCCCGCGCCCGCCGCGTGCTCACCGAGGCGGGGGACATCCTCTCGGCCGCGTCGCGCCTGTCGGATCCCTTCGCGGGCCCCCTGCAACTGGGCGTCATCCCCACCGTGGCGCCCTACGTGTTGCCCGAGGTGATTCCGGCGGTGACGAAGCAATACCCCCGCATGCGGTTGCGGCTGCGCGAGGAGAAGACGGAGCTGCTCGTGCGCGGGCTGGAGGAGGGGAGGCTGGACGCGGCCCTGGTGGCGTTGGATCCGGAGCTGGGGGACGTGGAGCAGACCGTCATCGCGGAGGATGCCTTCGTCGTCGCGCTGCCTCCGGGTCATCCGCTGACGAAGAAGAAGCAGGTGCAGCTGCGTGACCTCGACGAGGAGAACGTGCTGCTGCTGGAGGATGGGCACTGCTTTCGCAGCCAGGCGCTCGCGCTGTGCACCCGCGTGGGCGCGCGCGAGGTGGACTTCCGCGCGACGAGCCTCACCACGCTGGCGCAGATGGTGATGTCGGGCGAGGGGAGCATCACGCTGCTGCCCGCGCTCTCGGTGCCCCTCGAGAACCGGTTTGGCCAGCTCGAGGTGCGGCCCCTGACTCCGTCTCCGAGCCGCATCCTCGCCCTCGTGTGGCGGCCGGGCTACCCTCGGGCCGGGGCGCTCCGGGCGCTCGCGGACACGATGCGCGCGGCGTGGCCCGGGAGGCGCGAGGCGGCGAAGCGGAGCTGA
- a CDS encoding MBL fold metallo-hydrolase, with amino-acid sequence MLTEVSAGPYTIRGISVGGVYTSLQVPELGVVLDAGVPIRSFAGTDRIFLSHGHSDHASALGSLLGIRGLIGKDTPPRVFLPAEIEAPLRETLAVQGRLLRASLDVETVPMLPGDTHSLGHGLWVRAFRTHHPVPSLGYQFFRRVSKLKPEHQHLPPEEIARGRKAGADLFDEMERLELAYATDTLSRVLETSPELFDSRVLILECTFLDGKRTVGDAQERSHLHFEEIRARAERFQNEALVLMHFSQAYSPSEVHAVLRAQVPERLRDRLRIFAPESGRWFG; translated from the coding sequence ATGCTCACCGAGGTCAGCGCGGGCCCCTACACGATTCGAGGCATCTCTGTCGGTGGCGTGTACACGTCGTTGCAGGTGCCGGAGCTGGGCGTGGTGCTCGACGCGGGGGTGCCCATCCGCTCCTTCGCGGGCACGGATCGCATCTTCCTGAGCCATGGTCACTCCGACCACGCGAGCGCCCTGGGCTCGTTGCTCGGCATCCGCGGTCTCATCGGCAAGGACACCCCTCCGCGCGTGTTCCTCCCCGCGGAGATCGAAGCGCCCCTGCGCGAGACGCTCGCGGTGCAGGGCCGGCTGCTGCGCGCCTCCCTGGACGTGGAGACCGTGCCGATGCTCCCGGGGGACACGCATTCCCTGGGGCATGGCCTGTGGGTGCGCGCCTTCCGCACGCACCATCCGGTGCCCTCGCTCGGCTACCAGTTCTTCCGCCGCGTCTCGAAGCTCAAGCCCGAGCACCAGCACCTGCCCCCGGAGGAGATCGCCCGGGGGCGCAAGGCGGGCGCGGACCTGTTCGACGAGATGGAACGGCTGGAGCTGGCCTACGCCACCGACACGCTCTCGCGGGTGTTGGAGACGTCCCCCGAGCTGTTCGACAGCCGGGTACTCATCCTCGAGTGCACGTTCCTCGACGGCAAGCGCACGGTGGGCGATGCCCAGGAGCGCTCGCACCTCCACTTCGAGGAGATCCGCGCGCGGGCGGAGCGCTTCCAGAACGAGGCCCTGGTGTTGATGCACTTCAGCCAGGCCTACAGCCCCTCCGAGGTGCACGCCGTCCTCCGGGCGCAGGTGCCCGAGCGGTTGAGGGACAGACTGCGCATCTTCGCCCCCGAGTCGGGACGCTGGTTCGGGTGA
- a CDS encoding LysR family transcriptional regulator yields METDGLRALVAFAEAGCNLTLAGRAIGLSQPAVHARLQGVARALEISLYERRGRRLQLTPDGTRVLAWARDVLERERALRVELRQGHAEERVVLACGEGALVHVVAERVAPLLRERTGVLSFLVLDGPAAVAAVERGSAHLAVVAGPASSPPGLRSQPLVTASMLAVASRQHPLARAGREVEVRALLEHRLLVPPLGRALRATLEDAAAAHGRTLEVAAEVTGWEAVCRLATLGVGVGVINDVVATPGLARLSVRGLPPVTYRLLMRRGRGTRLAEEVVRTLLG; encoded by the coding sequence ATGGAAACGGATGGGCTTCGCGCCCTGGTGGCGTTCGCGGAGGCTGGCTGCAATCTGACGCTCGCGGGGCGCGCCATCGGGCTGTCCCAGCCAGCGGTGCATGCGCGGCTGCAAGGGGTGGCGCGAGCGCTGGAGATCTCCCTCTACGAGCGGCGGGGCCGGCGCCTCCAGCTCACCCCGGATGGAACGCGCGTGCTCGCCTGGGCGCGTGACGTGCTCGAGCGTGAGCGAGCCCTGCGCGTGGAGCTGCGACAGGGACACGCGGAGGAGCGGGTGGTGCTCGCCTGCGGAGAGGGAGCCCTGGTGCATGTGGTGGCCGAGCGCGTCGCTCCGCTGCTTCGCGAGCGGACCGGAGTGCTCTCCTTCCTCGTGCTGGATGGCCCCGCCGCTGTCGCCGCCGTGGAGCGCGGCTCGGCGCACCTGGCGGTGGTGGCCGGGCCCGCGTCCAGTCCCCCGGGGCTCCGCTCGCAACCGCTCGTCACCGCCTCGATGTTGGCCGTGGCTTCCCGGCAACACCCGCTGGCACGGGCGGGACGCGAGGTGGAGGTGCGGGCACTACTCGAGCACCGGCTCCTGGTGCCTCCGCTCGGCCGCGCCCTGCGCGCCACCCTGGAGGACGCCGCCGCGGCCCATGGACGGACCCTCGAGGTCGCCGCGGAGGTGACCGGCTGGGAGGCGGTCTGCCGGCTCGCGACGTTGGGGGTGGGAGTGGGAGTGATCAACGACGTGGTGGCCACCCCGGGCCTCGCACGCCTGTCCGTGCGCGGCCTTCCCCCGGTAACCTACCGGTTGCTGATGCGGCGTGGACGCGGCACTCGGCTCGCGGAGGAGGTGGTGCGGACCCTGCTCGGCTGA
- a CDS encoding pirin family protein, whose protein sequence is MMIVRNSEARGHANHGWLDSHHTFSFGDYFDPSAMGFRALRVINEDRVAARSGFGTHPHRDMEIITYVLDGQLEHRDSLGSVGVLRAGEMQRMTAGTGVRHSEMNNSDEEVHFLQIWILPERKGLTPGYEQKEFPLAERQGKFRLVVSPEGQDGSLKVHQDLRLYSTVLGQGEKTEYTLAPGRHAWLQVARGAGTLNGVALKAGDGVAVSEESRLELSATEPLEALLFDLG, encoded by the coding sequence ATGATGATCGTTCGGAATTCAGAAGCGCGCGGCCATGCGAACCACGGGTGGTTGGATTCCCATCACACCTTCTCGTTCGGGGACTACTTCGACCCGTCCGCCATGGGCTTCCGTGCCCTGCGCGTCATCAACGAGGACCGGGTGGCCGCGCGCAGCGGCTTCGGCACGCACCCCCACCGGGACATGGAGATCATCACCTACGTGCTCGACGGCCAGTTGGAGCACCGCGACAGCCTGGGCTCGGTGGGCGTGCTGCGCGCGGGAGAAATGCAGCGGATGACGGCGGGCACGGGCGTGCGACACAGCGAGATGAACAACTCGGACGAGGAGGTGCACTTCCTGCAGATCTGGATCCTCCCGGAGCGCAAGGGGCTGACTCCCGGCTACGAGCAGAAGGAGTTCCCGCTCGCGGAGCGCCAGGGCAAGTTCCGGCTGGTGGTGTCCCCCGAGGGGCAGGACGGCTCGTTGAAGGTGCACCAGGATCTGCGGCTGTACAGCACCGTGCTGGGCCAGGGAGAGAAGACGGAGTACACCCTGGCGCCAGGGCGGCACGCGTGGCTGCAGGTGGCGCGCGGCGCGGGCACGCTCAACGGCGTGGCGCTCAAGGCCGGTGACGGCGTGGCCGTGTCCGAGGAGTCCCGGCTGGAGCTCTCCGCGACCGAGCCGCTCGAGGCCCTGCTGTTCGATCTGGGCTGA
- a CDS encoding D-alanine--D-alanine ligase: MSKRVGVLMGGWGEEREISLKTGEAMVAALESRGHEVVRVFAGPGLDRALRQAELDVAVLALHGRMGEDGKVQGLLELMGLPYTGSGVLASALAMNKPMAKQLFRLHNLPTPLGYRVGRAEAHRAAELHGDLGFPCVVKPACGGSSVGLALVRDAEALPAAVALACRFGGEALVERRVLGREVTVGILGEEVLGSCEIATPREGFDYDAKYKGGSSYFVPARLSPTRLKNVESLALAAWRALGCRGYGRVDLICSDEENDVILEVNTLPGMTPTSLLPKIAAARGLDFPALMERILELAARDEVEVAGMPALSPAEPTGEVRRVAG; the protein is encoded by the coding sequence ATGAGCAAGCGCGTGGGTGTCCTGATGGGGGGCTGGGGCGAGGAGCGGGAGATTTCCTTGAAGACGGGGGAGGCCATGGTGGCGGCCCTCGAGTCCCGTGGCCACGAGGTGGTCCGCGTCTTCGCCGGCCCCGGGCTGGATCGGGCCCTGCGCCAGGCCGAGCTGGATGTGGCGGTGCTGGCCCTGCACGGGCGCATGGGTGAGGACGGCAAGGTGCAGGGACTGCTGGAGCTGATGGGTTTGCCTTATACGGGCTCGGGAGTGCTGGCCTCCGCGCTGGCCATGAACAAGCCCATGGCCAAACAACTTTTCCGGTTGCACAACCTGCCCACGCCCCTGGGCTACCGGGTGGGTCGCGCGGAAGCGCACCGGGCCGCGGAGCTGCATGGGGACCTGGGGTTTCCCTGTGTGGTGAAGCCCGCGTGTGGGGGCTCCTCGGTGGGGCTCGCGCTGGTGCGCGACGCGGAGGCGCTGCCGGCCGCGGTGGCGCTGGCGTGCCGCTTCGGAGGCGAGGCCCTGGTGGAGCGCCGGGTGCTCGGCCGCGAGGTGACGGTGGGCATCCTCGGCGAGGAGGTGCTGGGCTCGTGTGAGATCGCCACCCCGCGCGAGGGCTTCGACTACGATGCCAAGTACAAGGGGGGCTCGAGCTACTTCGTCCCCGCGCGCCTGTCGCCCACGCGCCTGAAGAACGTGGAGTCGCTGGCGCTCGCGGCCTGGCGGGCCCTGGGCTGCCGTGGTTATGGCCGGGTGGATCTCATCTGCTCGGACGAGGAGAACGACGTCATCCTCGAGGTGAACACCCTGCCGGGGATGACGCCCACGAGCCTGTTGCCGAAGATCGCCGCCGCTCGGGGGCTCGACTTCCCCGCGCTGATGGAGCGCATCCTGGAGCTCGCCGCGCGCGACGAGGTGGAGGTGGCCGGAATGCCGGCGCTGTCCCCGGCGGAGCCTACTGGGGAGGTCAGGCGGGTGGCGGGTTGA
- a CDS encoding deoxyhypusine synthase family protein → MSDAQLPVLDFVLSNYKNFNARATRDALLAYWRHISAGGRMFWAVAGAMSSAQLGITLAPAIRAGLIHGLSVTGANLEESLFRLVAHHSYKDFPDYRYFTKEKDTQILADRMRRVTDTSIPEDEAFRAVEKIIVPMWQRATEGGERRFWHEYFYEVIQAIPPSSHEGNPEECWLLAAARAKLPIVVPGYEDSTFGNIFASYVRSGECHASIVKSGIEYMADFYDRYQELSAGEGIGFFQIGGGIAGDFPICVVPSIKYDLAQPVKPWAYFCQISDSTTSYGSYSGATPNEKITWDKLTETTPMFVIESDATIVVPLVLRALLECKRHPAEAEALIARHMGSR, encoded by the coding sequence ATGTCCGACGCCCAGCTCCCCGTCCTCGACTTCGTCCTGAGCAACTACAAGAACTTCAACGCCCGCGCCACGCGCGACGCGCTCCTCGCCTACTGGCGCCACATCTCCGCGGGTGGCCGCATGTTCTGGGCCGTGGCCGGGGCCATGTCCTCCGCCCAGCTCGGCATCACCCTCGCTCCCGCCATCCGCGCCGGCCTCATCCATGGCCTCTCCGTCACCGGCGCCAACCTCGAGGAGTCGCTCTTCCGGCTCGTCGCCCACCACAGCTACAAGGACTTCCCGGACTACCGCTACTTCACCAAGGAGAAGGACACGCAGATCCTCGCCGACCGGATGCGCCGCGTCACCGACACGAGCATCCCCGAGGACGAGGCGTTCCGTGCCGTCGAGAAGATCATCGTGCCCATGTGGCAGCGCGCCACGGAGGGTGGCGAGCGCCGCTTCTGGCACGAGTACTTCTACGAGGTCATCCAGGCGATTCCTCCCTCCTCCCACGAGGGCAACCCCGAGGAGTGCTGGCTGCTCGCGGCCGCGCGCGCGAAGCTGCCCATCGTCGTGCCGGGCTACGAGGACTCCACCTTCGGCAACATCTTCGCCTCGTACGTGCGCTCGGGCGAGTGCCACGCCAGCATCGTCAAGTCCGGCATCGAGTACATGGCGGACTTCTACGACCGCTACCAGGAGCTCTCCGCGGGCGAGGGCATCGGCTTCTTCCAGATCGGCGGTGGCATCGCCGGGGACTTCCCCATCTGCGTCGTGCCGTCCATCAAGTACGACCTCGCCCAGCCCGTGAAGCCGTGGGCGTACTTCTGCCAGATCAGCGACTCGACGACCTCGTACGGCTCGTACTCCGGCGCCACGCCCAACGAGAAGATCACCTGGGACAAGCTCACCGAGACCACGCCCATGTTCGTCATCGAGTCGGATGCGACGATCGTCGTGCCGCTCGTGCTCCGCGCGCTGCTCGAGTGCAAGCGCCACCCCGCCGAGGCGGAGGCGCTCATCGCCCGGCACATGGGCTCTCGCTGA
- a CDS encoding O-methyltransferase yields MTQEKWTAVDRYITDHLVPPEAALDEALEASARAGLPAINVSPNQGKLLMLLAQVQGARTILEIGTLGGYSTIWLARALPKDGRLITLEFQPKHAELARANIERAGLSHLVEVRLGSALDLLPQLAAEKVGPFDLTFIDADKEHNADYFEWALKLSRVGSVIVTDNVVRKGAVLDSSSPEASVQGVRRFYERVAAEPRVSATAIQTVGSKGYDGFSLARVTS; encoded by the coding sequence ATGACTCAGGAAAAGTGGACCGCGGTCGACCGCTACATCACCGACCATCTGGTGCCGCCGGAAGCGGCCCTGGATGAGGCACTCGAGGCCAGTGCCAGGGCGGGTCTGCCCGCCATCAACGTGTCGCCCAACCAGGGCAAGCTGCTGATGCTGCTGGCCCAGGTGCAGGGGGCGCGCACCATCCTGGAGATCGGCACGTTGGGCGGATACAGCACCATCTGGCTCGCGCGGGCGCTCCCCAAGGATGGCCGGCTGATCACCCTGGAGTTCCAGCCCAAGCACGCCGAGCTCGCGCGCGCCAACATCGAGCGTGCCGGCCTCTCGCACCTCGTGGAGGTCCGTCTGGGCAGTGCGCTCGATCTCTTGCCCCAGCTCGCGGCGGAGAAGGTGGGTCCATTCGACCTGACCTTCATCGACGCGGACAAGGAGCACAACGCGGACTACTTCGAGTGGGCGCTCAAGCTCTCGCGCGTGGGGAGCGTCATCGTCACGGACAACGTCGTGCGCAAGGGCGCGGTGCTCGACTCCTCGAGCCCCGAGGCGAGCGTCCAGGGCGTGCGCCGCTTCTACGAGCGCGTCGCCGCCGAGCCGCGGGTGAGCGCCACCGCCATCCAGACCGTGGGCAGCAAGGGCTACGACGGTTTCTCGCTCGCGCGCGTCACGTCGTAG
- a CDS encoding cellulose synthase family protein gives MTTVEILFLGVYFSVLCVLAVYGSHRYRMAYLYYRHKFKLPTPRGVLAELPRVTIQLPIFNEMYVVERLVDAVCRIDYPRELLEIQVLDDSTDETCAIARACVERQRQKGHDIVYVHRTNRQGFKAGALENGLLTAKGEFIAVFDADFVPGPDFLHRTVPFFADSQVGMVQVRWGHLNRDFSILTQAQSIFLDGHFIIEHTARNRSGCFFNFNGTAGIWRRVTISDAGGWQHDTLTEDLDLSYRAQVKGWQFIFLPDVISPAEVPVDMNAFKSQQHRWAKGSIQTARKLLPMILKSDLPFAVKREAFFHLTNNMAYLLMVVLSALMPLSMVVRFQHGLYGTLFLDLPFFISATASVCVFYVAAQRERGAKGWDRFKYLPFLMSLGIGLAINNARAVLEALLGQQSGFTRTPKTGAEGKKVTAIKKSYRGDKTLMPILELTFALYFTGALWFAFEKRIYTSVPFILLFQLGFLYVGVSSLLQGRLRFSESAPAAVVAEEQTRRAA, from the coding sequence ATGACCACCGTCGAAATCCTCTTCTTGGGCGTGTACTTCAGCGTCCTCTGTGTGTTGGCGGTGTACGGGTCGCACCGCTACCGGATGGCGTACCTGTACTACCGTCACAAGTTCAAGCTGCCGACCCCCCGGGGCGTGCTGGCGGAGCTGCCGCGCGTCACCATCCAGCTGCCCATCTTCAATGAGATGTACGTGGTGGAGCGCCTGGTGGACGCGGTGTGCCGCATCGACTACCCGCGCGAGCTGTTGGAGATCCAGGTCCTGGACGACTCCACGGACGAGACGTGCGCCATTGCCCGGGCGTGTGTGGAGCGCCAGCGGCAGAAGGGGCACGACATCGTCTACGTGCACCGCACCAACCGTCAGGGATTCAAGGCGGGCGCGCTGGAGAACGGCCTGTTGACGGCCAAGGGCGAGTTCATCGCGGTGTTCGACGCGGACTTCGTGCCGGGGCCGGACTTCCTGCACCGCACGGTGCCGTTCTTCGCCGACAGCCAGGTGGGCATGGTGCAGGTGCGCTGGGGTCACCTCAACCGCGACTTCTCCATCCTCACCCAGGCGCAGAGCATCTTCCTGGACGGGCACTTCATCATCGAGCACACCGCGCGCAACCGCTCGGGCTGCTTCTTCAACTTCAATGGCACGGCCGGCATCTGGCGGCGCGTGACGATCTCGGACGCGGGCGGCTGGCAGCACGACACGCTCACCGAGGACCTGGACCTGAGCTACCGCGCGCAGGTGAAGGGCTGGCAGTTCATCTTCCTGCCCGACGTCATCTCCCCGGCCGAGGTGCCGGTGGACATGAACGCCTTCAAGAGCCAGCAGCACCGCTGGGCCAAGGGCTCCATCCAGACGGCGCGCAAGCTCCTGCCGATGATCCTCAAGAGCGACCTGCCCTTCGCCGTCAAGCGCGAGGCCTTCTTCCACCTCACCAACAACATGGCCTACCTGTTGATGGTGGTGCTCAGCGCGCTCATGCCGCTGTCCATGGTGGTGCGCTTCCAGCATGGGCTCTACGGCACGCTCTTCCTGGATCTGCCCTTCTTCATCAGCGCCACCGCCAGCGTGTGCGTCTTCTACGTGGCCGCGCAGCGCGAGCGTGGGGCCAAGGGTTGGGATCGCTTCAAGTATCTGCCCTTCCTGATGAGCCTGGGCATCGGCCTGGCCATCAACAACGCCCGGGCGGTGCTCGAGGCGCTGCTGGGCCAGCAGTCTGGCTTCACCCGCACGCCGAAGACGGGGGCCGAGGGCAAGAAGGTCACCGCCATCAAGAAGAGCTACCGCGGCGACAAGACGCTGATGCCCATCCTGGAGCTCACCTTCGCGCTCTACTTCACCGGCGCGCTCTGGTTCGCCTTCGAGAAGCGCATCTACACCTCGGTGCCCTTCATCCTGCTGTTCCAGCTCGGCTTTCTCTACGTCGGCGTGTCCAGCCTGCTGCAGGGCCGCCTGCGCTTCAGTGAGTCGGCTCCGGCGGCCGTGGTCGCCGAGGAGCAGACCCGCCGCGCGGCCTGA
- a CDS encoding CoA transferase, with translation MTNVEQLRAAMLKGVHERATTDTFDLHEALRAMLAPLGFTPEDCGGTIRFDKCDPLMPSNLRLGGAASLALVQQSVIAAKLWRMRGGLGQDIHVDLGQAIRRLAPASELKWETLNGFPADVADRTIFSYLGFYPTKDGRHILPANIYPGLKTRMLAVLECADNPKALGRAIARYTADELEALGEQHGIVFAKVRTVDEFVATEVFEYLASRPLIEIEKVGDSAPEPLPSFGTHPLSGVRALGMGHVIAGAGIGRSLASLGADCLNVWRVMEWEQDTLLATANVGVRSTRLHVKSEDGRRQLHALLRDADIFYANRRPGLLAELGVDLKAATAVRPGLIHVTVSTHGEDGPWKNRVGFDQVAGTVTGMVAAEGTLAAPRLPPTSIINDYLVAWLGATGAMAALARRAVEGGSYRVHVSLTRAAMWAVTLGLFEPRYVESALRSGGEHTLIDPQLFTSLTPLGIYQGVTENVTLSRTPHHYMNVLSPRGADQPAWLPRPKQVNTADFIKLFR, from the coding sequence ATGACGAACGTGGAACAGCTGCGCGCGGCGATGCTGAAGGGCGTACACGAGCGCGCGACGACCGATACCTTCGACCTGCACGAAGCGCTGCGTGCCATGCTCGCGCCGCTCGGTTTCACCCCGGAGGACTGCGGGGGAACCATCCGCTTCGACAAGTGCGATCCGCTCATGCCGAGCAACCTGCGCCTCGGTGGCGCGGCGTCGCTCGCGCTCGTGCAGCAGTCCGTCATCGCGGCGAAGCTCTGGCGGATGCGCGGCGGGCTCGGGCAGGACATCCACGTGGACCTCGGGCAGGCCATCCGCCGGCTCGCGCCCGCCTCGGAGCTGAAGTGGGAGACGCTCAATGGCTTTCCGGCGGACGTGGCGGACCGGACCATCTTCTCGTACCTGGGTTTCTATCCCACGAAGGACGGACGCCACATCCTGCCGGCCAACATCTACCCCGGCCTGAAGACGCGGATGCTCGCGGTGCTCGAGTGCGCCGACAACCCGAAGGCGCTCGGACGCGCCATTGCCCGATACACCGCGGACGAACTCGAGGCGCTCGGGGAGCAGCACGGCATCGTCTTCGCGAAGGTCCGCACGGTGGACGAGTTCGTCGCGACGGAGGTCTTCGAGTACCTCGCCAGCCGGCCCCTCATCGAGATCGAGAAGGTCGGTGACTCCGCGCCCGAGCCGTTGCCGTCGTTCGGCACCCATCCGCTCTCCGGGGTGCGTGCGCTGGGCATGGGGCATGTGATCGCCGGGGCGGGCATCGGCCGGTCGCTTGCGTCGCTCGGAGCGGACTGCCTCAACGTGTGGCGCGTGATGGAGTGGGAGCAGGACACCCTGCTCGCGACGGCGAACGTCGGGGTGCGCTCCACGCGGCTGCACGTGAAGTCCGAGGACGGCCGCCGGCAATTGCACGCGCTGCTGCGCGACGCCGACATCTTCTACGCCAACCGCCGACCCGGCCTGCTCGCCGAGCTGGGCGTGGACCTGAAGGCCGCCACGGCGGTGCGCCCCGGCCTCATCCACGTCACGGTCAGCACGCACGGCGAGGACGGCCCCTGGAAGAACCGCGTCGGCTTCGATCAGGTGGCGGGCACGGTCACGGGGATGGTCGCGGCCGAGGGGACGCTCGCGGCGCCCCGGCTGCCACCCACGTCCATCATCAACGACTATCTCGTCGCGTGGCTCGGCGCGACGGGTGCCATGGCGGCGCTGGCGAGGCGCGCGGTGGAGGGGGGCAGCTACCGCGTCCATGTCTCGCTCACGCGCGCCGCGATGTGGGCGGTGACACTCGGGCTCTTCGAGCCCCGCTATGTCGAGTCCGCGCTCCGCTCGGGTGGGGAGCACACGCTGATCGACCCGCAGCTCTTCACGTCACTCACGCCGCTCGGTATCTACCAGGGCGTGACGGAGAACGTGACCCTGTCTCGCACACCCCACCACTACATGAACGTGTTGTCGCCGCGTGGCGCGGATCAGCCGGCGTGGCTGCCTCGACCGAAGCAGGTCAACACCGCTGATTTCATCAAGCTCTTCCGCTGA
- a CDS encoding RNA 2'-phosphotransferase — translation MASSRRPEKELQALARKSKKLSWLLRHGAREMGLVMDSAGFALIGEVLRMTGLSREELDEVVAENNKSRYEVRGKQVRAVQGHSLEGTPVTLDGLERSWDEVLGDAPLYHGTSVAAARAILSGEGIHSAARTHVHLAAAVDSKVGKRAGVDVLLVISPARLRASGLRIFRAPNGVLLARAIPSATIVDVIACNGPGRSALAELKRRLGTDAAPIAPSRGG, via the coding sequence ATGGCCAGTTCACGCCGCCCGGAGAAGGAACTCCAGGCGCTCGCCAGGAAATCGAAGAAGCTCTCATGGTTGTTGCGCCACGGCGCCCGGGAGATGGGCCTCGTCATGGACTCCGCGGGCTTTGCCCTCATCGGCGAGGTGCTGCGGATGACGGGGCTGTCTCGTGAGGAACTCGACGAGGTGGTCGCGGAGAACAACAAGTCGCGCTACGAGGTGCGGGGCAAGCAGGTGCGCGCCGTGCAGGGACACTCCCTGGAGGGCACCCCCGTGACGCTCGACGGGCTGGAGCGCAGCTGGGACGAAGTGCTCGGAGATGCGCCCCTCTACCACGGTACGTCCGTAGCCGCCGCGCGCGCCATCCTCTCCGGAGAGGGTATCCATTCCGCGGCGCGCACCCACGTCCACCTGGCCGCCGCGGTGGACTCGAAGGTGGGCAAGCGCGCCGGTGTGGATGTGCTGCTGGTCATCTCCCCCGCGCGCCTCCGGGCCTCGGGGCTGCGCATCTTCCGCGCTCCCAATGGGGTGTTGCTCGCGCGTGCCATCCCCTCCGCCACCATCGTGGACGTGATCGCGTGCAATGGCCCGGGACGCTCCGCGCTCGCGGAACTGAAAAGACGGCTGGGGACGGATGCCGCCCCGATCGCGCCTTCCCGGGGTGGATGA